In Nitrosopumilus sp., one DNA window encodes the following:
- a CDS encoding type 1 glutamine amidotransferase: protein MSDVLLVQNTQIEGSGYLGDLLKSDGFEIISVNAKHEPFPDSQFSLVIILGGPESANDDLHYLQAEQHLIKNYVEKNIPVLGICLGSQLIAKTFGGKVYRGPKKEIGFYNDLKIVNNSNFFSGFKNPFTVFHWHADTFDLPQGAIRLASSDHYPNQAFQYKSAIGLQFHLEINEAMVNLWLDNTEEKLKKIPDIDPQKIRFDIIENISTVKSNMNSFYNNFKSSFNL, encoded by the coding sequence ATGTCTGATGTCTTACTTGTTCAAAATACTCAAATAGAAGGTTCTGGATATCTAGGTGATCTTCTTAAAAGCGACGGTTTTGAAATCATTTCAGTCAATGCAAAACATGAGCCATTTCCAGACTCACAATTTTCTTTGGTTATAATTTTAGGTGGACCTGAAAGTGCAAATGATGACTTACATTATCTTCAAGCAGAACAGCATCTAATCAAAAATTATGTCGAAAAAAATATTCCTGTTCTTGGAATCTGTTTAGGTTCTCAGTTAATTGCTAAAACTTTTGGTGGAAAAGTATACCGAGGACCAAAAAAAGAGATTGGGTTTTACAACGATTTGAAAATTGTTAATAATTCTAATTTTTTTTCTGGCTTCAAAAATCCATTCACAGTATTTCATTGGCATGCTGATACATTTGATTTGCCTCAAGGGGCCATCAGATTGGCCTCATCTGATCATTATCCAAATCAAGCATTTCAATACAAAAGCGCAATAGGGTTGCAATTCCATTTGGAAATAAATGAAGCGATGGTAAATCTATGGCTTGACAATACTGAAGAAAAATTGAAAAAAATCCCTGATATAGATCCACAAAAAATCCGTTTTGATATAATTGAAAATATTTCAACTGTGAAATCAAATATGAATAGTTTTTACAATAATTTCAAATCCTCTTTCAACCTTTGA
- a CDS encoding Glu/Leu/Phe/Val dehydrogenase — protein sequence MIKNDPFANATKQVNDACDIIGIKDKGIREYLAMPNKVLRVKIPVKMDDGKIRIFTGFRSQHNNDRGPYKGGIRYFNPEGGVEYMEREVMALSSWMTWKCAIVDIPLGGGKGGIYVNPKTEKLSETELEKLTRGFAFKISEIIGPGKDIPAPDVYTTGKEMTQIMDTFGKLNGNISTPGVITGKPISMGGSLARNVATGLGAAYCIREAANTLKINLKTAKVILQGFGNASTFAGIYLEKMGAKIIGASDSKGSILFEKGFQVSKLMEYKEKTGSVVGFPGSKKVSTEELLTAKCDVLVPGALENQITANIAKNLQCKILAEAANGPTLPEADPIIEQKKILVIPDILANSGGVCISYLEWVQNNMGYYWTFDEVANKMEANITKGFKDAYALSKKHKIDMRKATMVLAVERVLEAFNQKGIWP from the coding sequence TTGATCAAAAACGATCCTTTTGCAAATGCTACTAAGCAAGTTAATGATGCGTGTGATATAATTGGCATCAAAGACAAAGGAATTCGTGAATATTTGGCAATGCCAAATAAAGTTTTGAGAGTAAAGATTCCAGTAAAAATGGATGATGGTAAAATTAGAATTTTCACAGGATTTAGAAGTCAACATAACAATGACCGAGGACCATACAAAGGTGGTATTCGTTACTTTAATCCTGAAGGCGGGGTTGAATACATGGAACGCGAAGTCATGGCACTTTCTTCATGGATGACTTGGAAATGTGCAATTGTTGACATCCCTCTTGGTGGCGGTAAGGGTGGAATCTATGTCAATCCGAAAACTGAAAAACTCAGTGAAACTGAACTAGAGAAACTCACTAGAGGATTTGCATTTAAAATTTCTGAAATTATTGGTCCAGGAAAAGATATTCCAGCACCTGATGTTTACACAACAGGAAAGGAGATGACACAAATCATGGATACTTTTGGGAAATTAAATGGTAACATTTCAACACCAGGTGTAATTACAGGAAAACCAATTTCAATGGGTGGTTCACTTGCAAGAAATGTTGCAACTGGATTGGGAGCAGCATATTGTATACGAGAAGCTGCAAATACACTAAAAATTAATCTTAAAACTGCCAAAGTTATTTTACAAGGATTTGGAAATGCATCTACCTTTGCAGGTATCTATTTGGAAAAGATGGGAGCTAAAATAATTGGTGCAAGTGATTCTAAAGGTTCTATTTTGTTTGAAAAGGGATTTCAAGTTAGTAAACTCATGGAGTATAAAGAAAAAACTGGTTCTGTTGTTGGATTTCCTGGCAGTAAAAAAGTTTCAACTGAAGAATTACTTACTGCTAAATGCGATGTTTTAGTTCCTGGTGCTTTGGAGAATCAAATCACTGCAAATATTGCCAAGAATCTCCAATGTAAAATTCTTGCAGAAGCTGCAAATGGTCCAACGTTACCCGAAGCAGATCCAATAATAGAACAAAAGAAAATTTTAGTAATTCCAGATATTTTGGCAAACTCTGGTGGTGTTTGTATTTCATACCTTGAATGGGTGCAAAATAACATGGGTTACTATTGGACATTTGATGAAGTTGCTAACAAGATGGAGGCAAATATTACTAAAGGATTCAAAGATGCCTATGCTCTCTCAAAGAAACACAAGATTGACATGAGAAAGGCGACTATGGTCTTGGCAGTAGAGCGAGTCCTAGAGGCCTTTAATCAAAAAGGCATCTGGCCATAA
- a CDS encoding plastocyanin/azurin family copper-binding protein, whose protein sequence is MIEDSETRFSKNIDATVVIPNGNSGITNVGFYLPLNLEIPVGVTVTWVNNDSVPHNIQSQDDSGKVTDIFNSPPLNTGDKFEYTFDEEGIYKYHCSWHPWRIGLITVN, encoded by the coding sequence GTGATAGAAGATTCAGAGACGAGATTTTCTAAAAACATAGATGCAACAGTGGTAATTCCTAATGGAAATTCAGGCATTACTAATGTTGGATTTTACTTGCCATTGAATCTAGAGATTCCTGTAGGGGTTACAGTCACATGGGTTAATAATGACTCAGTACCACACAATATTCAAAGTCAAGATGATTCTGGAAAAGTCACAGATATCTTCAACAGTCCGCCACTGAACACAGGTGACAAATTTGAATACACATTTGATGAAGAAGGGATCTACAAATACCATTGCTCATGGCACCCATGGAGAATTGGATTGATTACTGTAAATTAG
- a CDS encoding enoyl-CoA hydratase-related protein has protein sequence MSLVTTSTSDGICTVKINRPDKLNAMNTDVAKELINTFEELNLNDDVKVIILTGEGEKAFSAGADIEYMSKITADESVEYAKTGQLVTATVELVKQPTIAAINGFALGGGCELAMSCDIRIAADTARLGQPEVTIGIPPGWGGTQRLMRIVGIAKAKELVYTGKMIKADEAKEIGLVNHIVPLASLQEESLKMAQQIAANSVMGVQMSKVAINKGRNADLDTGLSIELLAWRNCFTHHDREDRMTAFVNKSKK, from the coding sequence ATGTCACTAGTTACCACATCTACTTCTGATGGTATTTGTACGGTCAAAATTAACAGACCTGACAAACTCAATGCCATGAATACCGATGTTGCAAAAGAACTGATCAATACTTTTGAAGAACTCAATCTGAATGATGATGTCAAAGTTATCATTTTGACTGGTGAGGGCGAAAAAGCATTTTCTGCAGGTGCAGACATTGAATATATGTCAAAAATCACTGCAGATGAATCAGTAGAATATGCAAAAACTGGTCAACTTGTAACTGCAACAGTCGAATTAGTAAAACAACCAACAATAGCAGCCATTAACGGTTTTGCTCTAGGTGGTGGTTGTGAACTTGCAATGTCCTGTGATATTCGTATAGCTGCAGATACTGCCAGACTCGGTCAGCCAGAAGTAACAATTGGGATCCCTCCTGGCTGGGGTGGAACCCAAAGATTGATGAGAATTGTGGGAATAGCAAAAGCCAAAGAACTTGTTTATACTGGCAAGATGATCAAAGCAGATGAGGCAAAAGAAATTGGCCTTGTAAATCATATAGTTCCTCTTGCATCATTACAAGAAGAATCTTTGAAAATGGCACAACAAATAGCTGCAAACTCTGTAATGGGTGTTCAGATGTCTAAAGTTGCAATAAATAAAGGAAGAAACGCAGACCTTGATACTGGTCTTTCCATAGAACTTCTTGCCTGGAGAAATTGCTTTACCCATCATGATAGAGAAGATCGTATGACAGCATTTGTTAACAAATCAAAGAAATAG
- the dnaG gene encoding DNA primase DnaG → MSGKSGIVKYHVKLSYEVDGLVERADIIGAIFGQTEGLLGPEMNLNELQRVSKVGRIEVNAKSTSNTTLGDALIPMSTDIDTCALIAAGIESIDKVGPFDCKFKLEAIDDVRAAKKEDIVRRAKEIKQKWATKTVSEGESMLNDVHQGDTGKLATYGPSKLTCSSGLFTSNWVILVEGRADVINLLRSGYDNALAIEGAKIDESIKELCNSKDTVVAFIDGDRAGGFILKELKSVVTLDYELRADKDVEVEELTPQRIDEILRPVADEIKHGKSTPILKNEDDKPVAEMAAKVFSNLNETLEAVALDGDQNEIFKVPISEVVSKLSTQSGIKYLLLDGIITQRLLEGAKTAGVEYIIGHRIAKLSNSDGMTLKTFGDLGIS, encoded by the coding sequence ATGTCCGGTAAATCAGGAATTGTCAAATATCACGTTAAACTTTCCTATGAAGTTGATGGACTTGTTGAAAGGGCAGACATAATCGGAGCTATCTTTGGCCAAACAGAAGGACTGTTGGGCCCTGAGATGAATCTGAATGAACTGCAACGGGTTTCTAAGGTAGGTCGCATTGAAGTAAATGCAAAATCTACATCAAACACAACACTTGGTGATGCGTTAATTCCTATGAGTACGGATATTGATACTTGTGCATTAATTGCAGCAGGAATTGAAAGTATTGACAAGGTTGGCCCCTTTGATTGCAAATTCAAATTGGAAGCAATTGATGATGTTCGTGCTGCAAAGAAAGAAGATATTGTAAGACGTGCAAAAGAGATCAAGCAAAAATGGGCAACTAAGACTGTTAGTGAGGGTGAAAGCATGCTAAATGATGTTCATCAGGGTGATACTGGAAAACTAGCAACCTATGGGCCATCAAAACTAACCTGTAGTTCTGGTCTGTTTACTTCTAATTGGGTTATTCTGGTTGAAGGAAGAGCTGATGTAATCAATCTTTTAAGATCTGGATATGATAATGCACTTGCAATTGAAGGTGCAAAAATTGATGAATCTATCAAAGAACTATGTAATTCAAAAGATACTGTTGTTGCTTTCATCGATGGTGATAGAGCAGGTGGATTTATTCTCAAAGAACTCAAATCTGTAGTTACATTAGATTATGAATTACGAGCAGACAAAGATGTCGAAGTTGAAGAATTAACTCCACAAAGAATTGACGAGATTCTGAGACCTGTTGCTGATGAAATCAAACATGGGAAATCAACACCCATACTCAAAAATGAAGATGATAAACCAGTTGCAGAAATGGCAGCAAAGGTTTTCTCAAATCTTAATGAAACTCTTGAAGCAGTTGCATTAGACGGTGATCAGAATGAAATATTTAAAGTTCCAATCAGTGAAGTTGTAAGCAAATTATCTACACAATCTGGAATCAAATACCTTCTATTGGATGGAATTATCACTCAAAGGCTTTTGGAAGGTGCCAAAACTGCTGGTGTTGAATATATCATTGGTCATAGAATTGCCAAGCTATCAAACTCTGATGGAATGACGCTTAAAACATTCGGTGATTTAGGCATATCTTAG
- the erpA gene encoding iron-sulfur cluster insertion protein ErpA, producing MATEQTQKMITVTAKAAEKIHEFMKEEAESPEYLRVYVQGGGCSGLSYGMGFEKVPEEDDIVMEENGVKLLVDSYSVDHLQGANVDYIESLMGSGFKINNPNVTKSCSCGHSFSTE from the coding sequence ATGGCAACTGAACAAACACAAAAGATGATTACAGTTACTGCGAAAGCAGCTGAAAAAATCCATGAATTTATGAAAGAAGAAGCCGAGTCTCCTGAGTACCTTAGGGTATATGTTCAAGGTGGCGGTTGTTCTGGTCTGTCCTACGGAATGGGTTTTGAGAAAGTACCAGAAGAGGATGACATCGTCATGGAAGAAAATGGAGTAAAACTCCTAGTTGACAGCTATAGCGTTGATCATCTACAAGGTGCAAATGTAGACTATATTGAAAGCCTAATGGGTTCTGGATTTAAAATCAATAATCCAAATGTTACAAAATCCTGTTCATGCGGTCACTCATTTAGCACTGAATAA
- a CDS encoding topoisomerase yields the protein MLVSEQEILELKDFIFELNSMNKSAVVVEGKRDSNALRKLGYQGKILEFYRFGRIMNFVDSAAGYHRLIILFDRDRKGRILTGKTIQLLQRRTKVDLSFKRKLRVITKGKIMFIEQLVSYESFLA from the coding sequence ATGTTAGTTTCCGAACAAGAAATATTAGAATTAAAAGACTTTATTTTTGAATTAAACTCTATGAATAAAAGTGCGGTAGTAGTTGAAGGAAAGAGAGACTCAAATGCATTAAGAAAACTGGGATATCAAGGAAAAATTTTAGAATTTTATAGATTTGGTAGAATTATGAATTTTGTAGACTCGGCTGCAGGTTATCATAGACTGATTATTCTTTTTGATAGAGATAGAAAAGGTAGAATATTAACTGGAAAAACAATTCAGTTGCTGCAAAGGAGAACCAAAGTGGATCTTTCTTTCAAAAGAAAACTTCGAGTTATAACAAAAGGAAAAATAATGTTTATAGAGCAACTAGTAAGCTATGAATCTTTTCTGGCATAA
- a CDS encoding FAD synthase: MEKNEKLILSAIYIGEIQEKAPFEIIMEKIMLSSDEVNSKIDKLIKKQLVNKDRKTLTGIGRDSLKIVLAGGVFDIIHPGHIYTLNAAKKLGDVLVVVVATDNTAIKMKKRTPLHTQNQRQELVNSLSMVDLCLIGQEDDIFKTVKHVKPQIIALGYDQIHQEQFITEGCKKINLDAKVARLQSPIPESSSSKIEKEYGESIHGL, translated from the coding sequence TTGGAAAAAAATGAAAAATTAATTCTTTCTGCTATTTACATAGGCGAAATTCAGGAAAAGGCACCATTTGAAATAATTATGGAAAAAATAATGTTATCATCTGATGAAGTCAACTCTAAGATAGACAAGTTAATTAAAAAACAACTTGTAAATAAAGACAGAAAAACACTAACTGGAATTGGTAGAGATTCATTAAAAATTGTATTAGCAGGAGGAGTATTTGACATAATTCATCCAGGTCATATATACACATTAAATGCCGCAAAAAAACTTGGTGATGTTCTAGTGGTAGTTGTGGCAACGGATAACACAGCAATTAAGATGAAGAAAAGGACACCACTTCATACACAAAATCAGAGACAGGAATTAGTAAACTCACTTTCTATGGTAGATCTTTGTTTGATAGGACAAGAAGATGATATTTTCAAGACGGTAAAACACGTCAAGCCCCAAATTATCGCATTAGGGTATGACCAAATTCATCAAGAGCAATTCATTACAGAAGGATGTAAGAAAATAAATTTGGATGCAAAAGTTGCAAGATTGCAATCTCCAATTCCAGAAAGTTCTAGTTCTAAGATAGAGAAAGAGTACGGTGAATCAATTCATGGACTCTAG
- the dph5 gene encoding diphthine synthase: MLWFIGLGISGFKSIPIEALDALSKADTVYLEQFTSPIGKSDLIKIKNATKGEFILAKRWMIEDGKEILENAKKKKVILLAYGDPYIATTHIELRTRAIEEKIKTHSIHASSSLTSIIGECGLHFYKVGRIATIMNEIKSLTTPYYIIYKNIIEGNHTMLLLEYNQDKNFFLDPKDALEILVETEKGQKRNVVNLSTYVIVASRIGFKDQKIISGKISSLMKINFGKPPHTIIIPGRLHFTESDALKIFGQCVDEPYDNSEKTKKISIQMMKKYVPMVRDALEEITPYYKEQKEFHGILENAELYVQDAEKFLEDGQEEVAILSIGYADGLVDALRLAKGLEPKM, encoded by the coding sequence ATGTTGTGGTTTATAGGTTTAGGAATTTCTGGATTTAAATCAATTCCTATTGAAGCATTAGATGCTTTATCAAAGGCAGATACTGTATATCTGGAACAATTTACCAGTCCAATTGGAAAATCTGATTTAATTAAAATCAAAAATGCTACAAAAGGTGAATTCATACTAGCTAAAAGATGGATGATTGAAGATGGTAAAGAGATTTTAGAAAATGCAAAGAAGAAGAAAGTGATCTTGTTAGCATACGGAGATCCATACATTGCAACAACACATATCGAATTAAGAACTAGAGCAATAGAAGAAAAAATAAAGACACACTCTATTCACGCATCTTCATCTCTTACTTCAATTATTGGTGAATGTGGTTTACATTTTTACAAAGTTGGAAGAATTGCAACAATTATGAATGAAATTAAATCACTCACAACTCCTTACTATATAATTTACAAAAATATCATTGAAGGAAATCATACTATGTTACTTTTAGAATATAATCAAGACAAGAATTTCTTTTTAGATCCTAAAGATGCATTAGAGATATTAGTAGAAACAGAAAAAGGACAAAAAAGAAATGTCGTAAATTTATCTACATATGTAATAGTTGCATCTAGAATTGGATTCAAGGATCAAAAAATAATTTCAGGTAAAATTTCTAGTTTAATGAAGATTAATTTTGGTAAACCTCCACATACAATAATTATTCCGGGAAGATTACACTTTACAGAATCAGATGCACTCAAAATATTTGGTCAGTGTGTAGATGAACCGTATGATAACAGTGAAAAAACAAAAAAGATTTCAATTCAGATGATGAAAAAGTATGTCCCAATGGTAAGAGACGCACTTGAAGAAATTACACCATATTATAAAGAACAAAAAGAATTTCATGGGATTTTAGAAAATGCAGAGCTGTATGTTCAAGATGCAGAAAAATTTCTAGAAGATGGTCAAGAAGAAGTAGCAATTTTGAGTATAGGGTATGCAGATGGTCTTGTAGATGCATTAAGATTGGCAAAAGGCCTTGAACCAAAAATGTAA
- a CDS encoding CBS domain-containing protein, protein MNNSVISIDSSVTAANAARMMEYTGIGAVIVLENNLPVGIVTDRDLAIKITAHSFPVSTLVRRIMSSPLISIDPTSDLSIASDLMSTRNVRKLPVIDDDKVVGILTPSDLLKYITNY, encoded by the coding sequence ATGAATAATTCAGTTATTTCCATTGATTCCTCCGTTACTGCAGCTAATGCTGCAAGAATGATGGAATATACTGGAATTGGAGCTGTTATTGTTTTAGAAAATAATTTACCTGTTGGGATTGTAACTGATAGGGATCTTGCTATAAAAATTACGGCTCATTCTTTTCCTGTATCGACTCTAGTTAGAAGAATAATGTCTTCTCCTTTGATCTCAATCGATCCAACTTCTGATCTATCTATAGCTTCTGATCTCATGTCTACAAGAAATGTCAGAAAATTACCTGTAATTGATGACGACAAAGTTGTTGGAATACTCACCCCAAGTGATCTACTTAAATACATTACAAATTACTAG
- a CDS encoding acetate--CoA ligase family protein, with protein MAAVKKIFEEIIQTDHKVITEELSKSILKTYGVKVPPFALVTSAEEAAKEAKKIGFPLVMKVVSPQILHKTDVGGVKVGLDNVNDVKKTFKDMYGRLSKKKGVDVKGILLEKMVPKGVELIVGIQNDPQFGPVIMVGLGGIMTEVMKDVAFRMLPITTSDAKSMLNELKGAALLKGFRGSDSIDLTMTAKMLVDIGKLGVENADYINSIDFNPVVVYPKSHFVVDAKIILNNELKKNSISKAKPNITSMELFFTPESVALVGASATPGKIGNSVLNALGKQDYKGKVYPINPKQESILGIKCYPSLDAITEKVDLVVVCVDLAACGPIMKTCAEKEIHNVVIVSGGGKELGGDRAAMESEVKELSLKHKIRVIGPNCIGMFNAANRLDCAFQGQERMIRSKLGNVAFFSQSGTMGISMLESADVFGLSKMISFGNRSDVDEADMIWYAANDPQTKVIGLYVEGFGDGRKFINTAKRVMNETKKPVVIWKSGRTAAGAKQAASHTGSLGGSNAIIMGAFKQAGIISVDSYQELVGVLKALAWQPPAKGNRVAMTSNGAGPMIGGIDQLERLGLTIGKLSPAILKKIKDRFPPTVPIHNGNPADVGGGATADDYRFVIEQFLDEKNIDIAMPWFVFQDDPLEETIVDYLAELSKKKVKPILAGGNGGPYTEKMTKLIENHHVPVYHDLRTWVAAAAALSQWGKVRGK; from the coding sequence ATGGCTGCAGTAAAGAAAATTTTTGAAGAAATTATTCAAACCGATCACAAAGTCATCACCGAAGAATTATCTAAATCTATTCTCAAGACGTATGGTGTTAAAGTTCCACCTTTTGCACTTGTGACTTCTGCTGAAGAGGCTGCAAAAGAAGCCAAGAAAATTGGTTTCCCTCTTGTTATGAAAGTAGTCTCACCTCAAATCTTACACAAAACAGATGTTGGCGGTGTTAAAGTTGGATTAGATAATGTCAATGATGTAAAAAAAACATTCAAGGATATGTATGGTAGACTATCCAAAAAGAAAGGAGTTGATGTTAAAGGAATTCTTCTTGAAAAGATGGTTCCAAAAGGTGTTGAATTAATTGTTGGTATTCAAAACGACCCACAGTTTGGTCCAGTAATTATGGTTGGACTAGGTGGAATTATGACTGAAGTGATGAAAGATGTTGCATTTAGAATGTTACCAATAACTACTTCTGATGCAAAATCTATGCTTAACGAACTCAAGGGTGCAGCATTACTCAAGGGATTCAGAGGAAGTGACTCAATTGATCTTACCATGACTGCAAAAATGTTAGTAGACATTGGAAAATTAGGTGTAGAAAATGCCGATTATATTAACAGTATTGACTTTAACCCTGTAGTTGTTTATCCAAAATCACATTTTGTAGTGGATGCAAAAATTATTCTAAATAATGAACTCAAAAAGAATTCCATCTCAAAAGCCAAACCAAATATTACATCAATGGAGTTATTCTTTACTCCTGAATCAGTTGCATTAGTTGGTGCATCTGCAACGCCTGGAAAGATTGGTAATTCTGTATTGAATGCACTTGGCAAACAAGATTATAAAGGTAAAGTATATCCAATTAATCCCAAACAAGAGTCAATTCTTGGGATCAAATGCTATCCATCACTAGATGCAATAACAGAAAAGGTTGATCTGGTTGTTGTTTGTGTTGATCTTGCAGCATGTGGACCAATTATGAAAACTTGTGCAGAAAAAGAAATTCATAATGTTGTAATAGTTTCTGGTGGCGGCAAAGAGCTTGGTGGTGACAGAGCCGCAATGGAATCTGAAGTAAAAGAATTATCATTAAAACACAAAATTCGTGTAATTGGTCCAAATTGTATCGGAATGTTTAATGCTGCAAATCGTCTTGATTGTGCATTTCAAGGACAAGAGAGAATGATACGTTCAAAATTAGGAAATGTTGCATTTTTCTCACAAAGTGGAACTATGGGAATTAGTATGTTAGAAAGTGCTGACGTGTTTGGTTTATCCAAGATGATTAGTTTTGGTAACCGTTCTGATGTTGATGAAGCAGATATGATATGGTATGCTGCAAATGATCCTCAAACAAAAGTAATTGGATTATATGTTGAAGGATTTGGTGATGGTAGAAAATTCATCAATACTGCTAAACGCGTAATGAATGAGACAAAGAAACCCGTCGTAATTTGGAAGAGTGGACGAACTGCTGCAGGTGCAAAACAAGCTGCATCACATACAGGCTCACTTGGAGGTTCAAATGCAATAATTATGGGTGCATTTAAACAAGCGGGAATCATTTCAGTTGACAGTTATCAAGAACTGGTTGGAGTTTTAAAGGCATTAGCATGGCAACCTCCTGCAAAGGGTAATCGTGTTGCTATGACTAGCAATGGTGCTGGTCCAATGATTGGTGGAATTGATCAATTAGAAAGATTAGGTCTTACAATAGGAAAGTTGTCACCAGCAATTCTCAAAAAAATAAAGGATCGTTTCCCACCCACTGTTCCTATTCATAACGGAAATCCGGCAGATGTAGGTGGCGGTGCAACTGCAGATGACTATAGATTTGTCATTGAACAATTTTTAGATGAAAAAAATATTGACATTGCTATGCCATGGTTTGTCTTTCAAGATGATCCGCTTGAAGAAACAATTGTTGATTATCTAGCTGAACTCTCAAAGAAAAAAGTAAAGCCAATTTTAGCTGGCGGTAATGGTGGTCCATACACTGAAAAAATGACAAAATTAATTGAGAATCACCATGTTCCAGTTTATCATGATCTCAGGACTTGGGTTGCAGCTGCAGCTGCATTATCTCAATGGGGCAAAGTACGCGGAAAATAG
- a CDS encoding DUF120 domain-containing protein, producing MTELKIQHILTLSYLLSKGAKHNYVSITTSSLGKNIHKSQQAASKHLVELEQNQFIERIINGRNISVKITPKGFSEMVKLSSILQKSLDSSPSHVELKGTLISGMGEGAYYMGLKGYTKQFQSKIGYIPFPGTLNVLLDQKIHQAAVKQFETLDGIKIDSFSDGKRTYGWVKCFTAKLNNSINCELIILERTHHDTSIIELISKYCLRKTAKLKDGSKVLIKISINS from the coding sequence ATGACTGAATTAAAGATTCAGCACATCCTAACTCTTTCTTATTTATTATCAAAAGGTGCCAAACACAACTATGTTTCTATTACTACTTCATCACTTGGAAAGAATATCCATAAATCTCAACAAGCAGCATCAAAACATCTTGTTGAATTAGAACAAAATCAATTTATTGAGAGAATAATTAATGGGAGAAATATATCTGTAAAAATTACTCCAAAAGGATTTTCTGAGATGGTAAAACTCTCATCTATTTTACAAAAAAGTTTGGATTCATCACCATCTCATGTTGAACTAAAAGGAACATTGATTTCTGGAATGGGTGAGGGCGCATATTATATGGGATTAAAAGGATATACAAAACAGTTCCAATCAAAAATTGGATACATCCCATTCCCTGGAACTCTTAATGTTTTACTGGATCAAAAAATCCATCAAGCAGCAGTAAAACAATTTGAAACTTTGGATGGCATTAAAATTGACAGCTTTTCAGATGGTAAAAGAACATATGGTTGGGTTAAATGTTTTACCGCTAAACTAAATAATTCTATAAACTGCGAATTGATTATACTTGAGCGCACACACCATGATACATCGATCATTGAATTAATCTCAAAATACTGTTTGAGAAAAACTGCGAAATTAAAAGATGGTTCTAAAGTTTTAATTAAAATTTCAATAAATTCCTAG